Part of the Subtercola frigoramans genome, CTGCGCCGTACGGCAGTTCGAGCATCCTGCCGATCAGCTGGGCCTACGTGCGGATGATGGGTTCAGACGGCCTGAAGAAGGCGACCGAGGCTGCGGTTCTCGCGGCCAACTACGTGGCGGCCAGGCTGCGTGATCACTTTCCGGTGCTCTACGCCGGGGAGAACGGTCTGGTCGCCCACGAGTGCATTCTCGACTTGAGGCCCCTTCGCGACGCCACCGGGATCACCGTCGACGATGTGGCCAAGAGGCTCATCGACTACGGGTTCCACGCGCCGACGATGAGTTTTCCCGTCGCCGGAACGCTCATGGTCGAACCGACCGAGAGCGAGGACCTGCCGGAGATCGACCGTTTCATCGACGCCATGATCGCCATCAAGGCCGAAGCCGACGCCGTGGCTGCAGGGGAGTGGACAGTCGACGACAACCCGCTGGTGCACGCTCCGCACACCGCGGCAGCCATCGCGACGGGCGAGTGGGCGCACGCCTATTCGCGTGAACGAGCTGTATTCCCGGTTTCAGGCCAGGCCAGGCACAAATACTGGCCACCGGTGCGCCGCATCGACCAGGCGTACGGCGACCGCAACCTGTTCTGTGCGTGCCCGCCGCCTGAAGCATTCGAGTAGGCGGGTGTCGGCTCGGTAGCAGGGTCCTGTGCTCGAAAGCGAGTCAGGCTCACTACAGTACGATCGAAAGATGAATGGTTCGACTCGCTCAGCCTGGGCGATCGGGGTGCTGGCCCTGGTCGCCTTTGCGGTGTGCGGTTTCTCGGTATTCGCCGTGCCGGCTGTCAGCGCCCAGGCGTTCACCAGCGGCTCCTGCGTCATCAACCGCAGCGTCGACGGCCCGGTTGCTGGCGGCAGCAGGTGTGCGGGCGCTGACTTGAGCGGCGAGCATCTGGCGCAGTCCGATTTCGACGGCGCCGATCTCACGGGTGCGAACCTGAAGAGTGCCGACGTGCAGGCTTCCACATTCTCTGGTGCGACCCTCACCGGCTCGGATTTCACCGGTGCAAGGGTGGTCGGTGCGGACTTCACCGGCGCCGGCATCGTGCCCGGTCATCTCGACGTCGATGCCACGGGCAGCACCGGGGCGGCCGCGTCGTTCGAACCGGCCCTTCCCACGGGTCTCTCTCTCGTCGGCTGCGGAATCGCCGGGGAGCCGGTGGCGTCTGGTGCGGTGTTTCCCCTCGGCACGACAGGGGTGCTCTGCTCGTTCGCCACCTCGCGAGCGAACGAAGTCGCAACGGCGGTGATCACCATCACCGTGGCGTCGCCGCACACCAGCGCACCGCCCGTTCCCGTCTTCACCGAGACGGCTTCGGCAGCTCCTGCCGCACCGTCGACCCGCGGGATCAGCGGTGACACGATGACGTTGCTGCTGGTGGGAGCGGCGGTGGTGGTCGGGCTCGGCATCGTGGGGTTGATCATCCGCGCGGTACTGGCTCGCCGTGCGCCCCGCAGGCGCCCACCCACTCGAGGCGTCTATTGACACGTCACTGACCCGTCACTGACCCGTCAGTGACCCGCCGGTGGCGCGCAGTGACGCGACTACTTCGTGATGCCGAACAGACCGGGAAAAGTCGACACGGCCCAGGCGTAGCCGACGAATGACGCGATGTCGAGAATCCAATGGGTGATCACCAAGGGCACCGTTCGGCCCCAGCGCGTGTAGAACCAGCCGAAGACGACGCCCATCACGACGTTGCCGATGAACGGCCCGATGCCCTGGTAGAGGTGGTAGCTGCCGCGAAGGGCTGCCGAGACCAGGATGATCGGCCAGGTGCCCCAGCCGATTCTGCGGAGTCTCTCGTAGAGAAAGCCGACGACGATCAGCTCTTCGGTGAGCGCTGCGCGCAGCGCCGACAACACGAGAACGGGAACGGTCCACCAGTAGTCACTCAGGGCATCCGGTTTCACATCGACCGTTATTCCGATCGCCCGGCCGAGGAAGTAGAAGGCGAGGCCCGGCACCGCGATCAGGAGGAGCAGGAACAGTGCTCGCCCGCTGTCTCTGAGTGGTTCGCTCCGCGTGAATCCGAGGCGGATGAACGGGTTGACGGCGGATTGCCGCAGCAGATAGAAGGCGAGCAGAACAGGAACGATTGCAAACGCTATTCCGACAAGCTGGTAGGCCAGGTCGAACCCCGAACGGTCGTTGAGGCTGTTGTTGATCGTTGCGGTCTGGGAGCCGAGCGGGGTCGACCGAGTTGACAGGTCGATGATCTGGATTATCGAGTAAACGGCTGAGGAACCGAGAGAAACGCCCAGTACCAGGGCGATCTCCCACCACCACCTGGCGCGACCGGAGAGAGGCTCTTCGTCGGCCGATTGGGCGGGTGAAGGGGCTTGATTCATGCCGCCGCTTTCTTGCGTTGAAACCTATGAATTCGCAGAGATTGTGCAAAGAGCACAACAATCCGGTGATTTTAGTTTCTAGTATGTAACTTTTTTCACACGCATTTGGTTCTTCGCTCTACCCCTTTTAGGGTACTCGGTAGTCATCGAGCGCGCCGATCACCTCAGCGTGCCCGATTTGCGAGGCTTTCACACGCGTCGTGAGCGACACATTCGATTCGAGACTTCGGCCACGAGCCGAGGTTCGAAATTCCCAGTTTGCACAGGAGGAAACCTTGAGAATCAGTCGTATTGGAGTGGGCGTCGTCGCTCTGGCAGCAGCCAGCGCGCTCGTGCTCACCGGATGCGCAAGCGGGGGCAGCAGCACGCCCACCGCGAGTGCCAACACGTCAGCGATCATCACCACGAACGGCTCAGAGCCGCAGAACCCGCTGATCCCGACCAACACCAACGAGACCGGTGGCGGCAAGATCACGGACAACATCTTCGCTGGACTCGTCTACTACGACGAGAAGGGCGCTCCGCAGAACGATGTCGCCGATTCCATCACGACGACCGACTCCACCACCTTCACGATCAAGCTCAAGCCGAACGAGAAGTTCACGAACGGTGAGGCCGTCACATCTGACTCCTTCATCAATGCCTGGCAGTACGGCGCGCTCCTCAGCAACGCGCAGCTGAACAGCTACTTCTTCGAAGACATCGAGGGCTTCAGCTACGACGCAGACTCACCCCTCACCGGTCTGAAGAAGATCGACGACACCTCCTTCACGGTCACCCTGACCGCGCCTCACTCGGACTTCCCGCTCCGCCTCGGCTACACGGCGTTCATGCCGCTGCCGAGCGTTGCGTTCACCGATCTGAAGGCATTCGGCGAGAACCCGATCGGAAACGGCCCGTACAAGCTGGCTTCGACCGGCGCCTGGCAGCACAACGTCAAGATCGACCTCGTGTCGAACCCTGACTACACGGGTGGCCGCAAGCCGCTGAACGGTGGCCTGACCATCACGTTCTACCCGACTGCTGACGCGGCGTACGCCGACCTGCAGGCGAACAACGTCGACGTGATCGACCAGATCCCCGACAGCGCGTACGCCACCTACAAGACCGACCTCGGTGACCGTGCGGTCAACCAGCCGGCCGCGATCTTCCAGTCCTTCACCATTCCGGATCGCCTGGCTCACTTCAGCGGCCAGGAAGGCCAGCTTCGTCGCCAGGCGATCTCAGAGGCGATCGACCGCGCGACCATCACCAAGGTGATCTTCGAAGACACCCGCACGCCGGCCAGTGACTTCACGTCGCCGGTCATCGACGGATGGTCGGACTCGATCTCGGGCTCAGACGTTCTGAAGTACAACGTCGACGACGCCAAGAAGCTGTGGGCAGAGGCTGACGCCATCTCACCGTGGACCGGCACCTTCCAGATCGCGTACAACGCAGACGGTGGCCACCAGGGCTGGGTCGACGCTGTCTCGAACAACCTGAAGAACAACCTCGGTATCGACGCCTCGGGCGCACCGTCACCGACGTTCAAGCAGGTTCGTACGGCCATCACCGACCGCACGATCCAGACCGCGTTCCGCACCGGATGGCAGGCCGACTACCCCGGCCTGTTCAACTTCCTCGGCCCGATCTACGCGACCAACGCCGGCTCGAACGACGGAGACTACTCGAACCCCGCGTTCGACGCGCTCCTGGCCAAGGGCTCGCAGGAGACCGACAGCGCTACAGCGAACAAGGACTACCAGGACGCCCAGACCATCCTGTTCAAGGACCTGCCCGCAATCCCGCTGTGGTACTCCAACGTGACCGGTGGCTTCAGCACCGCAGTGTCGAACGTGCACTTCGGCTGGAACTCGGTACCGCTGTACTACGAAATCACCAAGGGCTAACACCAGCCCAGACATCTGCAGGGGCGGTGGCGAGGAGCTGCCGCCCCTGCAGTGTGATTCCGACAGTTATGCCGGCCGCGGGGTTTCGAACGAGTAGCCTGTTCGAAAGCCCGTGGCCCGTCACAGTAAGGTCAACTTCTCCCTATGCGCATCCAACCCGAAGCCCAGGCCAGTTAGGCTATGGCAGGTTACATCTTCCGCCGCGTTCTGCAGGCGATACCCGTCTTTCTGGGAACGACGTTCCTCATCTACTTCATGGTCTTCGCCATGCCGGGCGACCCCATCGTCGCACTCTTCGGGGACAAGACCCCGAACCCTGCCGTCGTCGCCCAGCTCCGCGCCCAGTACCACCTCGACGATCCCTTCCTGGTCCAGTACTTCCGCTACATCGCAGGCATCTTCCAGGGCAATTTCGGCATCTCGTTCTCGGGTGAACCCGTGAGCCAGGTGCTCGCACGAACCTTCCCCGTGACTATCCGGCTGGCGATCATCGCCCTTCTCATCGAGACCATCGCCGGAATCTTCGTCGGTCTGGTCTCCGGCCTCCGCAAGGGCAAGCTCTTCGACAACTCCTCGCTGGTGATCAGTCTCATCCTGATCTCGCTGCCGATCTTCGTCATCGCCTTCGTCGCGCAGTTCGTCTTCGGGGTCCAGCTGGGCTGGGCCCGAACCACGGTCAGGCCCGATGCGCCGCTGGCCGACCTCATCCTGCCCGCGATCGTGCTGGCGAGCATCAGCTTTGCGCAGATCATCAGGCTGACCCGATCATCGGTGATCGAGACGTCGAGCCTCGATTTCGTGCGCACGGCGTACGGCAAGGGGCTCGGGCGTCGGCGCATCATCCCGGTGCACATTCTGCGCAACTCGCTGATTCCTGTCGTCACGTACCTCGCCACCGACTTCGGAGTCCTGTTGGTCGGTGCGACAGTCACCGAGGGTATCTTCAACGTTCCGGGCGTCGGCAATACGCTCTATCAGGCCATCATCAGGGGTGAGGGGCCCACGGTGGTGTCATTCGTCACCGTGATGGTGCTGATCTACCTCGTCGTCAACCTCGTCGTGGACCTGCTGTACGGCCTGCTCGACCCAAGGATCCGCTATGTCAAATAACATCATCGACACACCCGAAGCGCTCGGCTCCGACGCCCCGCGCTCGAGAGACCACTTCGTCGCCCCTCTCGAAGAGACCCCTCTGGTCGCCATCGACGTTGTCAACGTCGCCGAGAAGCCCAGCAACCTGTGGATCGACGCCTGGCGTGACGCACGCCGGCGCCCGATCTTCTGGATCTCGGGTGCGCTCATCCTGCTCGTGTGCATCGTCGCTCTGT contains:
- a CDS encoding ABC transporter permease is translated as MAGYIFRRVLQAIPVFLGTTFLIYFMVFAMPGDPIVALFGDKTPNPAVVAQLRAQYHLDDPFLVQYFRYIAGIFQGNFGISFSGEPVSQVLARTFPVTIRLAIIALLIETIAGIFVGLVSGLRKGKLFDNSSLVISLILISLPIFVIAFVAQFVFGVQLGWARTTVRPDAPLADLILPAIVLASISFAQIIRLTRSSVIETSSLDFVRTAYGKGLGRRRIIPVHILRNSLIPVVTYLATDFGVLLVGATVTEGIFNVPGVGNTLYQAIIRGEGPTVVSFVTVMVLIYLVVNLVVDLLYGLLDPRIRYVK
- a CDS encoding CPBP family intramembrane glutamic endopeptidase codes for the protein MNQAPSPAQSADEEPLSGRARWWWEIALVLGVSLGSSAVYSIIQIIDLSTRSTPLGSQTATINNSLNDRSGFDLAYQLVGIAFAIVPVLLAFYLLRQSAVNPFIRLGFTRSEPLRDSGRALFLLLLIAVPGLAFYFLGRAIGITVDVKPDALSDYWWTVPVLVLSALRAALTEELIVVGFLYERLRRIGWGTWPIILVSAALRGSYHLYQGIGPFIGNVVMGVVFGWFYTRWGRTVPLVITHWILDIASFVGYAWAVSTFPGLFGITK
- a CDS encoding peptide ABC transporter substrate-binding protein — translated: MRISRIGVGVVALAAASALVLTGCASGGSSTPTASANTSAIITTNGSEPQNPLIPTNTNETGGGKITDNIFAGLVYYDEKGAPQNDVADSITTTDSTTFTIKLKPNEKFTNGEAVTSDSFINAWQYGALLSNAQLNSYFFEDIEGFSYDADSPLTGLKKIDDTSFTVTLTAPHSDFPLRLGYTAFMPLPSVAFTDLKAFGENPIGNGPYKLASTGAWQHNVKIDLVSNPDYTGGRKPLNGGLTITFYPTADAAYADLQANNVDVIDQIPDSAYATYKTDLGDRAVNQPAAIFQSFTIPDRLAHFSGQEGQLRRQAISEAIDRATITKVIFEDTRTPASDFTSPVIDGWSDSISGSDVLKYNVDDAKKLWAEADAISPWTGTFQIAYNADGGHQGWVDAVSNNLKNNLGIDASGAPSPTFKQVRTAITDRTIQTAFRTGWQADYPGLFNFLGPIYATNAGSNDGDYSNPAFDALLAKGSQETDSATANKDYQDAQTILFKDLPAIPLWYSNVTGGFSTAVSNVHFGWNSVPLYYEITKG
- a CDS encoding pentapeptide repeat-containing protein, with the protein product MNGSTRSAWAIGVLALVAFAVCGFSVFAVPAVSAQAFTSGSCVINRSVDGPVAGGSRCAGADLSGEHLAQSDFDGADLTGANLKSADVQASTFSGATLTGSDFTGARVVGADFTGAGIVPGHLDVDATGSTGAAASFEPALPTGLSLVGCGIAGEPVASGAVFPLGTTGVLCSFATSRANEVATAVITITVASPHTSAPPVPVFTETASAAPAAPSTRGISGDTMTLLLVGAAVVVGLGIVGLIIRAVLARRAPRRRPPTRGVY